In the genome of Rhopalosiphum padi isolate XX-2018 chromosome 1, ASM2088224v1, whole genome shotgun sequence, the window ttttttttttttgtgtgttaaGTTTGACAGACTAtatttttccgaaaacattgcatttatcataattattattataatattgtataaataataaatataatttataccgtattatattcttgttatatacttttgagtCAATAGGTACAACCCTTCCGtaaaataatgtgaataaataatttcttaagaTTAATCTACGTATGTCGAAAATGTCTTTGcataacatatacatacaacTTTTATGTccttacaaataatgttttaaatagtaacaaaatatataatatcgtataaatatacacaatttcaaaatattttgaaaagatACTGTGTGTCAAAAATACTCTCATAAGAATTTGATTTCAGTTTTAAGTATCctagattatttgtttttgatctataaaaaaatattaaaaattgtttgagaaaaaatatttatttttagggtgtatataattaatatttaataagttatatgtataatactgaacttcaaacagtcataaaaaaaatgtgactttccagtaaacttattatttttgtttaaggttaaaaaaaaactaatgagaattcctatataatatttttaaattgtagatataaaaagaaaatatttatatgaatatctaacgaaaaaaataatttgaacatataAATTTAGCCGAAtccaatcaaaattttaattttaaacgtttataaaatataccgtgactatacatatttattacagtaaattaatgAACGATTGATGAAGAagcctgtattaaattttaaatcatatttgcatatctataatttttttcggcttaataaaaaaaaaaaaaaattaattgttataaataatgaaaatgcttttaaaattatacaatttacctatagagaaatcataatgtagataatcggtaaattttttaacattatataattagcaATTTTgagttaaaactaaattaataaattaattttgccgatattatacaagtatatagcataataattcCATTTGTTTTttcgatattatgacaagattcgaaatttttattttacttttaaccaccctaaatactaaatagatcatatttgctacaagaatttatgacaaaaaaaaacttatataattgtcaaataaattaaaatatacattcattgctacGTACAGGATCTATCtgacttaattttattcatggctattttatacattggacCAGTAGTCGGTAACCTTTTTGGACACTCGGGtcacattcacaaattaaaaactgtttgcaggccggaaaaaaataaaaattttatattcttaaattatttattatgcaaaaaaatattgtctagaactttaaaataaaaaaaaaattttttaaaaaattcgtcgttttagaatttaaaacggtCCGTATACAATAGCCCAGTGGTTGCCGACCATTGCATTGGACGATCGGAAATAAATATAAGTCTGTCATCCAAGTAGCAGCTTGTacacgtcaataaatatttattgtaagtataaaaaataaatttaatattccaaaatTATGGGAAAATAAACTTACGTATCTAAGTATTCTTCGACGCAGTTCGGCGAAATCGAGCTGTATCATATTTACAGTTCAAACGTGCACCATCGCCAAAGAAACAGctagtttatttcttcattcgtcttctttgcacttcagaatgaaataaaaaaaaaaaaaaaaaatattaaaaatactctataaaaatgagagcacttgtcaTACACCAAAGGCTGTTGTTTAACGACTGACGACTGTTCGATAAAACTACTGACTAGAATTATTAGTCTTCTACAAATTACgacgattgtcgtttgccacggattataaatattatataataatatgatagatcatatgttttttttataaaactctttgtgatattataggatttatttttctatttcagCTGTCTGACATACAAAACTTTTGATATCTAATAAATTGCATAGtacgtaaaattataataaatgtgcaTCCAAAATTTTATATAGCTAAATATAGTTGTTAGATAAATTTTCTCACCAAAAAACAAGACCCACTTCGAccagcataattttacattgtacacaatagttatatattgaattcaaattaaacaaatttgttatagtacctactatacagcagacaGTCAACTTATTTGaagtctttatttttatttttttctattatagttACGGTTTGattgaattaaatgataaataattttaaaaatgttcaaaagtttaatcattaaattaatattacataccagatagttaatagattatgacctacgtataataacgacttacaaaatcaataaaattaacttcTAAATACAAGCAGTTATTCAGATTCGCCTCGTTATACACAAGTGACTATATACCATTACCGTCCCGTTTAGGAAAAATACATAGGTAGTCATACTATTTTtcactgattttaaaattaatcgatagGTTCTAATTTATATGCTCAGATAGTTTGCGATACTAACATATgtaatatatgcatttatatattatgctattatgctgtgtatattatatcctataggtgtatagacaaaatattttgaaaattataatataatattgtgtaaaaaatgcaaacattaataattggtcaagttttcaataataactacagtgatttgtttttaaattactacaaaaaacaaaaatcggttgaggagaattaatagttattatagtctataaaaatgtaaaatgaataTCCAATGTCATCAAAATTCAAAGAATTTTAGAACATTAAAGTGACTTTtcggaaaactttttatttttgttagggatcTCACGAGAAAACTTATATTAGTCGGATAGTGGTCGGTCAAAACTGTAAAAcgctatttatataattaatatataaatataaattattattttacaaaatgggTCTGGGAATATGACAATTATGTATTTGCGGtctcacgtattttatgcatcgcgcgtttgggaataatatgtacataaacgTCACCCGGCACGGCGGGTAGCAGATTGTCCACGGTGCAATaattagtatgtatttattttatgtctaaaaaagtataaaagtccaaaagtatagaaaatcaaactcacgtaaacATTGATTTTTTGGTGAAACTTAGTTGTGTCATATTTAATGTCCAAACGTGCAGTAACCACATCGCCAACGAAGGAACAGCTTTCTTCATCCTTCTTTACCCCGTTTCGAATTGaagatattaagatatttcataaaaataagctgaacGGAACGGCATATGCCATATGcgtgtaaaatgttatatattcatatattaaagtacggtttaCCTAACAATTTGTAggtctattttttttctccgttGAAATTATTACAACTGTCAATCGTCTTCGACGAATAGCGATGATTGATTATTGCCATAGATGATAGATTAGATAAGAAATTTAACATTAAGCTAAATTTGTTGGCGTGGTATTTTTTCGTGTTTACGTTTTTAGTAAGCTTCTTAAGATCTGGTTGTATTGATGTAAGAGCATTGCAGTTCTTAGTAATTCTGTAGATGATCATCAGTCAAATTTGAACGATACTTCgacttaattattttctttgttgAATAAAGCGATTCACATGAATACGTCGTTCcgaaaattaatatcaattttaccgCACAGTTTGGGTATTTGggtattttaatatagaaatatgctTCCAAAATTCCAGTAGAGGGACAATTGTAaacaacaaattgtaaacaattttaacaacgatataatttcatatttcgtaATTTGATATGTTTATCGGATGTTAGCTATCTTTATTACTTTTGTGGTATAAAAGTACAGATTAGATAATTTGGCTCTTGATATAGTTGCATATTTGCATTAATATATGTGGCTCGCGCACATAGTCATGTTGGCCACCGGCCACCCCtaggttaaataatatatagtatcaaATTGTCGTGACTCGTGATTGTCAGAAGATCACTGCACCGTCTGCACCTTGGAGTTTGACTGGTATTCCttcgtaattttatattttttcgattgaaatatatttaaaaatgcaataacatttattatttacataagttTGACACGAAATCAGGAATAGCaactataacaaaaaataataccataatatcgtattattataaataataataatagcagtaGTGTATATTTAgtgttataaaagtataaaacataatattgtattattagatactcggtagtaggtatataatagtgtttactgtttataatatctCCGTCTGTCAACTGAGGTTTGATTCCTCGCCGCGCCGGGGTAggtacatacctacctattcagtaaaaataatacaaggcatacaataataatcagaaataaatcataatattataggttgatttttataactcaaaattagatattttttgtttgttatctTATAGGTTATAGACTTAATAATTGATAGAGTAGAAAGCACCCATTTGCgccatatattattgttagctCGTGTAaatgtacctagtacctacctactatttacaaaaaaatacgtAAGACGCAATtgggatatttattttttaataaccacTGGAAATAGTGGAATTAGTATTACCCATCATCTACTTTAGACGGGTCACAAGAAAAACGAAAACAAGTCATTCTTGGCCGGAATCGAGCGACACCCTTTAGCTTTGAAATCttgatataatagtatattgtaataattttattcctacaaaataattaggtattactCAATCCTTTccagataaaaaatatagaaaatgttaCTCCACACAACCATCCacgacaaaattaataaatttaaattgtttatttatttttatttttaaaataaaaccaatagtCCTTTGAAACTTTGTTTAAACTCCATAgagatattattgaaaatatcccCTTTCTATTATTCATCTTTAAAGAAAAATCTATTTTGAAGTATTGGGGTTCTAATTTTTAGGTCATGTTATAGGTAGTTTTCTGCATTTATGAGAACAAGCattcacatattttatagattaggTAAATGTACAAGAACGACTAACGTCACTTGTAAAAAGAACTAAAAGAAGTATAATTTTGGGTAGAATGTTTTATCTGATAACCACAATATGATACAAGCATTTAGTTTACAGAAAAAGCCCTTGATGCAGGTTGTGGCTAAAGTTGTAATAGATTTTGGtgattatctgaaaaaaaaattctcatctattttaaaaattgcatacaTTATAACCTATAGATACTCTATTATTTATtcgacaaaaaattattttatttattaaaaatatcgcaCCGTCATACAGTAGGGGGGGCTAAAAAAGCATTAAAGTGAGTCAAGCCCCCAAACAAATGTTGTATATTGGttctgaaaattataaaaaaaatagatcaatTGCCTCCCTTCCTCGCAAACCCGTACACTTTTACATAAAAGcacataaaaatctaaaactatAGACATCAAAATCAAATCAATACatcataaacaatcaaaaataactaattcatattatattattatagaatcatTAAAACAACATAtccttgtatatttaaaaacactataggaatggaaatatggaataaTTGAATGCAACTCTGCTAATAACACAATATGGAacaaaagtacaattatttttaataactattgaaaaacaatgatttttataacacttataaaataaaataatatagacgtTATATGTAGATACAGACATATAGTggtaaaaatagaataataacattaacaagTAGTAgataccttataatatatagtataaatgacgcttaatgtaaaataaataaatataatttagcttgttaattgttattgagaaaattgaaaaaaaaatcacaaaacaaTGTTTGATCATTTCTCAGAGAGCTAAAGGTTGAAACACCTGGTGGCTGGTATCCAAACATCTTCATATTCCACTCGATTCATCGCTGAAAACCATGACACTTAATTGATTACATTAAcatgaatgtaatattatagtagtaaatcataaaatatgtactttttacaaaacaaatctTACATGCAATTGCAGAAAATATATTGACTCATATAGACAATTAAATGTCTTAAcactcaattataattttttcaaataaaatcatagataacaaaataattgttatttacattttttttataaaaataaatgtatctactaatataaatttgttaacagtaccatatttttcaattctctataattaattattttttctctaaGTTTCattatgatgttatatttaaacaaagtcttattataaaatgttatagtaaaatacaaCAAATGTTCCAATGTTACAAAGTAAAAAGAATAACTGAAACCAATCATTTCATAtgctactttatattttttgcaGAGCACTAAAcagtattatttagttttacctCAAAACTcgacatcaaaaataataataaattatttaaatttttacttactCCCTATTCTTAATACTCAGTTCTGCAGCTTTATTCAATATAACACTCGTTTCAACATTGGGATAATTCtgtgaaaattacaaaaatcaatataaaaaactataaaaactaaatatactgaaaaacaattattactaaataaagaaaataaaaataatttacttgtaaAAGTTTGACAATTGTCGAAAAGTCTCCAGCCAGTATTTGATCTCTGattaaactgtaaaaaaaatgtagaaatattaatattattaattcaaaatattaatataataaaatgtcctCCTTATAATGGACCCCCAATTACCATACAATGGAAAATAACAATTATCCCTTACATTTTAATCTCCTTATGACAAAAAAATCAGTTAGTCCTAAGCAATTTCATTATAGGTAggctttattttgtttaaataattcattgttaatcttaatattgtaattaatgaaataaatttgaattaaaaatataatttgattgttttcatatttttatttacttttagattagatatgaatttaaataataattcaaaatatagggAAATGATAGTTCATATAAAACTAAACTAATTAgcaaatatactttaaaacaaAACTGCTTTCGGCAActtttcaacaatttattatagtatcagtgaaaaaattaaatcatttaaaatagaaaaataatctaGCATTGTACACTATCATACAAGCTTTAATCACTTTACCTGTTCTCCTCTAAAATATgtgttaatactaaattattaaatattattgtaatacccAAACAAAACATACACTATCATTGCACAGCATATATCGATGAGAAATGAAAATCGCCGTGAATCAGAAAATAATGAATCCCATATCCTTAGGACTTCTGGCAATGAAAATTCTTGAGATAATAACAGAGTCAACCacctaaaaatgtatgtagataAAAGTCaaacagtaaaattaattaaataattattattatgacacaaATCAACCATATTAGAATAAAAAGGCCACCGACAAAAAAGGCACCAAATAAGTGATACAGAAAATCGTGTAGCATGCTTCCTactttcaactttttttatcaCCACTCAAACCATCGTAAGCATAGATTGCCCATCAACCACCTTAAATAATGGACATCGAACCAACACCAAACAGTAAGGTGGAACCAAGTTTCAAAATTAGTAGATCACTATCGCACTTCTGTTTAGACACTAACTAAAAAATGAGATTAGAATTTGTGTtctgataaaacaaaattagcCCGATTTCTAATAGacaaaatccaaaaaaaaattttaaaaatacttataaaaacatgcaagaaaaataaaataaaatatgtagtgaTAGTTTAATGCAACAGAATTGATGAATAATTGACAGCTATTGCTTACATtacatgattattttaatttgtattatattagctttttaaataatgtatttttatgaatcattattattttatatattttataagtcaaattaaataatgatcttaaattttaaaataaataataatacattgtataatattgttttggcacaaaaataaatcagtttatttttatacttggcTTTTTTGtcctgtgtttttttttaacctagATTCAAAAACAACTTACCTAAAACTATAGTACTGTggataaatttcatttttgacTAAATAACTTTGAACAACTGGGTCATTTTCTTTCAACCTGTCTGTGACTTTACGCATCATGTTCACAATTCCAGTGTCTGTTTCATCTAATGTCTTTATGAAAAAATCACGAATTTCAGACATAAGATTAGTAAAGACAAAAAAACAGTCAGCCTCAGCATGctctaaaaatgattataaatgtaaaataaaatagctatttttgataaattttttcatacataatttacatttgcttagaatttatatatttatttattatgttacaaaagcacagcatattttttttatacgtaaaataacacaatacaaCCTTACTAAACAGTAAACAATTGAATGTGTTCAATATAGTTGATTAATAgaacatcaatattttaaatattatattttgtaaatttgtaaatattatgcataataataaattgtatataccaGGTGTTCAATAAGTTTAGaagcttaattattatatgcatattttcaTACCTACGTGGatcaataacaaataacacTGCTTCTGTAtacttataatgtaaaatatttaataatttctttaattatattatatttttattaatcagttTGAATTAGTGTATAATGACAATTTCTAAACTCATTGAACACTTTCGAAGAACTCATTATTTGAAAATCTAGtaacatttagaaaaaaaaaattatatttcttaatatgttttattttgactgcaaatgatgtaataaaaaatatatatttttaatatttatacctttcattttaataattggatCAGtagcaaaacaataataaattggacCAATTATTTCATTCATGCCTTGTACATAACCCTGTCCAGGATTTAATTTGCAATAAACAAACAATATCCTTTCCACCACCTCCCAATGTGCTTCAGATCCTTCTTCTAGTGGTTTGAATTCAGAAGTACTAGTTTGTTCAGCTTTTGGGGATATTTTAACAATACCAAGACCTTTGCGTACAACATTTGCACTATTGAGAAAATGCATACCCACTCTTCTGTTCAATCTTTTAGTACCACAACTGTATACAACATTAGATAATGGATAATCAGTTGCTTGTTGGAAGAAAGATAATTCAGGATGTAATCGcctaaaatttagaaaataattataaattattcccCCACATTTTATGGACTAaacctatgaattatgataattaccTGACATCTTTATCTATTTGAGTAAGAGCTtgattatctttaaaaaaagtgTTCCACTTGCTGTTAGGATCCTCACTCAATGGATGATCACATTCTTCATTGTCAAATGAACCCGGAGTGACTAATATTTcatctagaaaataaaaaaattctgaaattttcattttataaaaaaaaaaattttaaactccTTAATATATactcttttaaatttataggttttttttaagatcTGCACTTAatcttacaattaaaatatttgtttttttatgattctaatggtcctagttttattatttataacttttaatacatattataatacaataattattaatttttacttaactttattgaatataataatatgcttacaaatattttcaataaatccaCTCATAGAGCACAATTAATATATGTGCAGTTATATGTAATTGGGAGTTTTTTTATTCAAGCCTTAATATCTAACAGACATTTAAAATGGTTTAACGAGGTAAACCTACACTAgcaacaataaacaaataaataacaatatgatactaacattatattttagactttatacataaagtatgtatgtataataataatatcataatatattcaactttTATATTTGACATAAAACAAGCTAATAAAAAACTTTtggttaattaaaaatctaGTAAAAATTGTAgacagaaaatttaaatttgttttgactttttctttcaaataataataactgatcgattcaaaaatttataaaatatgaacagaTCCTTATTtgcaaatttatttcataggagaattcaaattcaaattaccTAACCACTGCTGGTATAATTTTCTATGATGGTCTAGTTGTTCATCCCACTTATTTCTATCGCATGGTAAGTAATTGAGCAATAATCTCCAACATAATGATCTGTAACCTTTAACATCAGGGAtacctgtataaaataataccacgCATAAGAATACTAGAACAATTAAGAATTAacaacactaaataataattaccgttAAAACAGAATTCTCTAAGTTTTGAAAGATCGATCACTTCTGATTCTAACACTTGGTCAAGATCCTTCAACCtggaaaaattttattaatttcactgaATCATTCAGTCAGTTTTGTTGGATAAATGTGTTTGAACTGTCTTAAAATTTACCTCAAATCGTATGAAGACATTGTGAACAGCAACTGTTAAAAGATTTTCTGAGGAACTGAAATTGACCcaattaacatttaaacacATACCAAACGTCAAATGACTATTTTTTCCTACTAATGTGACCGTTAGAGATTAAAAAACCTCTGGTCTGGGACgcaatttagtttattaattttaccataCATTCCCCATTCCCATCTAAAtcgtttatattatcaaaagttccgaaataattatcttatcacaaataagaaaaaaaattgtctgtTTATtctctgatttttttta includes:
- the LOC132922428 gene encoding TBC1 domain family member 13 isoform X3, with the translated sequence MSSYDLRLKDLDQVLESEVIDLSKLREFCFNGIPDVKGYRSLCWRLLLNYLPCDRNKWDEQLDHHRKLYQQWLDEILVTPGSFDNEECDHPLSEDPNSKWNTFFKDNQALTQIDKDVRRLHPELSFFQQATDYPLSNVVYSCGTKRLNRRVGMHFLNSANVVRKGLGIVKISPKAEQTSTSEFKPLEEGSEAHWEVVERILFVYCKLNPGQGYVQGMNEIIGPIYYCFATDPIIKMKEHAEADCFFVFTNLMSEIRDFFIKTLDETDTGIVNMMRKVTDRLKENDPVVQSYLVKNEIYPQYYSFRWLTLLLSQEFSLPEVLRIWDSLFSDSRRFSFLIDICCAMIVYVLFGLIRDQILAGDFSTIVKLLQNYPNVETSVILNKAAELSIKNRDDESSGI
- the LOC132922428 gene encoding TBC1 domain family member 13 isoform X1 codes for the protein MSSYDLRLKDLDQVLESEVIDLSKLREFCFNGIPDVKGYRSLCWRLLLNYLPCDRNKWDEQLDHHRKLYQQWLDEILVTPGSFDNEECDHPLSEDPNSKWNTFFKDNQALTQIDKDVRRLHPELSFFQQATDYPLSNVVYSCGTKRLNRRVGMHFLNSANVVRKGLGIVKISPKAEQTSTSEFKPLEEGSEAHWEVVERILFVYCKLNPGQGYVQGMNEIIGPIYYCFATDPIIKMKEHAEADCFFVFTNLMSEIRDFFIKTLDETDTGIVNMMRKVTDRLKENDPVVQSYLVKNEIYPQYYSFRWLTLLLSQEFSLPEVLRIWDSLFSDSRRFSFLIDICCAMIVYVLFGLIRDQILAGDFSTIVKLLQNYPNVETSVILNKAAELSIKNRDVMVFSDESSGI
- the LOC132922428 gene encoding TBC1 domain family member 13 isoform X2, translating into MSSYDLRLKDLDQVLESEVIDLSKLREFCFNGIPDVKGYRSLCWRLLLNYLPCDRNKWDEQLDHHRKLYQQWLDEILVTPGSFDNEECDHPLSEDPNSKWNTFFKDNQALTQIDKDVRRLHPELSFFQQATDYPLSNVVYSCGTKRLNRRVGMHFLNSANVVRKGLGIVKISPKAEQTSTSEFKPLEEGSEAHWEVVERILFVYCKLNPGQGYVQGMNEIIGPIYYCFATDPIIKMKEHAEADCFFVFTNLMSEIRDFFIKTLDETDTGIVNMMRKVTDRLKENDPVVQSYLVKNEIYPQYYSFRWLTLLLSQEFSLPEVLRIWDSLFSDSRRFSFLIDICCAMIVLIRDQILAGDFSTIVKLLQNYPNVETSVILNKAAELSIKNRDVMVFSDESSGI
- the LOC132922428 gene encoding TBC1 domain family member 13 isoform X4, with protein sequence MSSYDLRLKDLDQVLESEVIDLSKLREFCFNGIPDVKGYRSLCWRLLLNYLPCDRNKWDEQLDHHRKLYQQWLDEILVTPGSFDNEECDHPLSEDPNSKWNTFFKDNQALTQIDKDVRRLHPELSFFQQATDYPLSNVVYSCGTKRLNRRVGMHFLNSANVVRKGLGIVKISPKAEQTSTSEFKPLEEGSEAHWEVVERILFVYCKLNPGQGYVQGMNEIIGPIYYCFATDPIIKMKEHAEADCFFVFTNLMSEIRDFFIKTLDETDTGIVNMMRKVTDRLKENDPVVQSYLVKNEIYPQYYSFRWLTLLLSQEFSLPEVLRIWDSLFSDSRRFSFLIDICCAMIVLIRDQILAGDFSTIVKLLQNYPNVETSVILNKAAELSIKNRDDESSGI